The genomic interval ggggcaggaggagaaggggacgacagaggatgagatggctggatggcatcatggactcgatggacgtgagtctgagtcaactctgggagttggtgatggacagggaagcctggcgtgctgtgaaacatggggtcgcaaagagtcggacacgactgagcgactgaactgaactgaactgatgctgagaaagattgaaggcaggaggaaaaagggaggacagaggatgagatggctgggatggcatcactgactcaatggacgcgagtctgagtcaactccgggagttggtgatggacagggaagcctagcgtgctgcgattcacggggtcgcaaagagtcggacaccactgagcggctgaactgaactgaactgaactgaactgaactgatgctgggaaagactgaaggcaggaggaaaaggggaggacagaggatgagatggttggatggcatcaccgactcaatggacatgggtttgggtaaactctgggagttggtgatagattgGGAgttgtgcttcagtccatggggtcgcaaagagtcggacacgactgagtgactgaactaaactgaactgaagagacattAGAGGAAGAAAGGGCTCCTCTCCTGGCTCCGGTGCTCTCcgctttcttcttcctctctcagTGCTGGGTGTGGTACTCATCTCCAGAGAGTCTCAGGGGCATCTTAGGAGAAGCTTGTCCCAACAGGTTTCCTAGCTAAGGTTCTCCAGTGACTTCCTGGAACGTTTAACACCAGCTTCTAGGCACCTTCCAGGTGAGATTTGTTGGCACCCCACGGTCAGTTTCCAGCTTGACCTTGACCTCAGTGAACAAGGCTCTATGACTATAGACACATCCTCTCCAGCAAGATCTGAATCTCAGCCTCTGAGAGGCACCGCTCCCAAATTCATTCCTGTATTATTTATAGTTGTCTTTACTCCTGAGTAGCCAATTTCCTGTCACTAGTTAATAATTCTTTACATTCTGCCTTCCCTGTTAGAATTTCTGTGTGGCTTCTGTCTTCTGATGAGGCCCTGACTGATAAAATGCTCATATGGATGCTGTGGGGCTGCACTCCTCAGGCCTGAAAGTCTTGTTATGGCCCAGTCTGCAGGCCAAAGAAAGAGCctggaaagagagacagagcTGTTAATATCAATGGTTTGTTGGATAGGGGATCTTAAACACCTGAATTCAGGGAGGCTACCATTTATAGGTGGAATTGATGTCAGGTTGGTtcatcagttaccagggaaatCAGCTGCTGGGGTACAGCCCTCACAGCCCCTTTCATTAACAAGCATCACGAGGGTGGACATTTCCCTGTAATAAACTAGCGGGTGGACCTGTTCTGGACTAAGGATTAGAACAGTCACTAGCTGGGGCAAGGGGCAAACATGTACGCAGTTAGCGGTGAAGTTCCATGATTAGAAGGTTTGGATAGTCAGGTAAGGAGGGTGCAGGGAAAGCGGGGACTGGTGGGCAAGGGGACATGCAGAGAGCAAGCCATACACATGCCTTCATGTACATCCTGGCACACACCCTGGGGGCATGTGTCCTTACGTCAGACACACCCAGCAAATCCTCTGAGCATTTAGGTCTCCTCTTCCTCTTGCATACTCACTGTATATCAGCCAGGGTTCAGTCAGGAAAATAGAAACTGCTCTCTATTTCCACCAGGAAGGGTTTTAATACAGGGACTCTGGTGCTTAAGTCCAGGCCTCACCTGATCCTACCTGCAGGCGACTAAGCCTTTCTGAAACTCAGTTACTACTTCTGTGAAGACAGAGATAATCATAGCACCTAACTCATAGGATTTCTCTGAAAAATTACACAAAATTATCCATGAAAATTTCCCAGTACCTGGTGGCTGGTTAGCGCCCGATCATTGTAAACTATTGTTGGtgttactattcagttcagttcagccgctcagtcgtgtctgactctttgtgaccccatggactgcagcatgccaggcttccctgtccatcaccaactcctgtagcttactcaaactcatacaaTCCTCTAAATGTAGCACACCCGAGCTGAAATGTCTCAGAATCCCAGTAATCTTCAGCTGAGGCagccagaaagggaagaggacaTGTTGGCAGTTGAACATCTGTCACCAGTGAAGTGAAGGCAACCCCAGATGGGAGAGGGGGCACAGAGGTGGGGGATGGCATGTAGGATGGGCATGACCCAGTGACTTAAAGATGCCTACCTGTCTTCAACTAGAACAGATTACACAGCCTAAACTTCCTTTCACCCGTATTGAGCAAACCTCTCTCTTCCagacacttttaattttttttaatataaatttatttattttaattggaggttaattactttacaatattgtattggttttgccatatatcaatatgaatctgccacaggtatacatgtgttccccatcctgaacccccctccctccaaaAATTTTAACTGAAAACATGTTATATGcacattgcttttttaaaaaaaaaaaagcttaagaaTACAAAACGCTATACAGTTAGGAATATCTCTGTCCTATCCCAAATTCTCAATCCCTCCATCCTCCCACCTCAGGCACAGCCATCAGGAACCAGTTTCTTTTATGGCTTTACAGGCATATTCTAGGCATATACCAGTATAAtatgttttcctatttttaatataCAGGAAAAGCACTGCTTTTGCTTTTCCACTGAGTAATATATCTTAGAGAGCATTCCATAATTGTGCTAATGCATCTaccttatttgttatttttttctttagtcttattcttttaaaaatctgcataGTATTCTTGGTATGGATACAGCACTAACCAGATTGCTTCTAGTGGAAATTTAACTTTTTTCCAGTCTTTTGCTATTATAAGCAATGTTGTAATACACATCTGTATACAcccatctttattttatttgaagtagAAAATCATCTTACCTCTTAGAGTTGGAGCCTGAAAGACCATCCTATGGTCTAGTATAAACACATCAGGGAAGGAGACGGGAAGCCCGCATTCCCGTTGTAGCTCAACCACTAACGTCCTCTGCACTCAGACACTGATCACTTCATCTTTCTGTGTGACTCAGGTTCCTTGCTTGTCAGGAAGCAATAATTACACCTGCTTTAAATGGCCTCATCAGGCATTctgagaatcaaatgagataatgggcATGGAAGTCTGTGAGTGCCATACTAATATACATACACATCTCTCATTGGGTTATTTGCCAAAACAATTGACACTTTACTATATGAATGTGTCCATCAACTTTCAACATGGTGCCTGCTGCACCCAATGGACCTTCTGAGGGAAACtgaccccccacccaccctctgctgctgcttaGGAGCCACCCAAGGCTCCTGGCCACTGTTCTGTATggccctgcctccccatccctccaCTTTTCCACTGCCCACCCAGCTGGGCTGGACATCTTTCCAATCTATGGCTGCCCAGCAGCTAGAATGAGAAGCTCCGCCCACATAGAGACAAAGCAGGTCATTCTGATTCCTGCTCTTGGGAAAGTCAACTAGGAAATCATGATAACTAGGACAGTTAAGACAAACACAACACTGAGTGCATAGAGAGAGGCCAGGCAGTCAGGGCTGTGAAGGGTTATGAGAAGCTCAAGTTACAATATGCTGAAATTGAGAGGAAGCAGAAACCTTACATACATTAAAGCTATGAGATaagggaaaaagggagaaagGGTGTTGATTAAAGTGAGGGGacacagagaagcagaaacatcagAGCCAGCCAAGCAATGATGACAAAGCACATGAAGGCACACCAGTGCTGGCTGCTGAAGGCAGCACAGTCCCGGGGGCTCCCATGCGATCCTGTCTCCTTGTTCCCTCAAGAGGCTTTACTATAGCCTCCCTTCCCTCGGCTCAGTGGAGGAGGGGAGATTCTTTTCATGGTGAAGAAGTGCCAAACCAGCCCAAAGCTCATGGCAGCTATCTCCTCAGCTTCCTATAGAGTCCTCTAAGAACAGGTATGTGCAGTTCTTACCTTGGGACAGGGGAAATGAGAGTACATCTTGCTTGCTTAGAATGTACTGCTTTGCTTAATGAATTCATGCAGTTTCTTGGAGGGCAACCTCCTAGGGAAAGGGCAGGATGGAGAAGGGCAGAGAGCAGAAATGGAAAGACAAATGGATAATAATTATCAGCCAAGACTTTGCTCATGCTGATCCTCTTGCCCAAATCCTACCTGCCCTTCATGTCACCTCTTCCACCAAACCTTCCCCCAGCTGCTCCAATCAGAGCAGCACCAACCTTCTTGACTACAACAGGAGATTGTTTTATGGGCCCCACTCTTCTTACTGCCTCATATCGACACTTTTTACACTATGTCTTCACAATTCTTCCCACTAAAAGGATGGAGTACATTTCCCCATCATCTGACTTTGAGTTTGGTCAAAGCCAAAGCCAATAGCATAAGATAGAAGTGATGATATGCCAATTCAAAGACCTCTTGTACTTCTCCCATTGCCATGAAAAGAGCATGTCAAGGCCAGCCCGCCAACcccaagaagaggaagaagctgCCTTGACCAAGCCCCCAGAGGAGCCTAGCCTAGATCAGTCAACTCTCAGATGTCTgagttaaataaatgtttattgttgttACATCACTGAGATTTTATGGTTGTTTGATATACAATTGATACAACTACACTTACCACTTATTATACACTTGAGTACCCGGTGATTTTTAATAGCAGCTCATTAGTCATATATAATTGTTTCTCTGGACAGGTCTTTCCTAGTTAAGACCATcagatttagcaaatgaaaacACAGGATCCCCAGTTAcaataaatttgaatttcagataaacaacaaagaattCTTTAATATAAACATGTCCCATGCAAATTTCAGAACCtatttatactaaaaattattaaatctaaaattcaaatttaactggacaCCCTTAAATAGATTTATCTGGCAATCCTACTCCTAGTGCTTGAAGCAGGGTCAACATCTAACACAATAACTGTGAGATAGTTCCCATGGTCACCATCATAAGGAAAGGCCACGGTTCAGATAAAGATTTGCAacggggagttccctggtggcctagaggTTAGTATTTTGAGCTTTCATTgttgtggcctgggttcaatccctggttggggaactaagatactgcaagctgcctggcatggccaaaaaccaCCTTTCAAGAAGGTAGAAGTTGAACACTTTCTTCTCTCCAGTGACAAACCATCTTGTAATAGAGATGGTGTGGTTATCATTTTCATAGCCCCTGTATAGGAGGTACTGGGCAAAGACAGTAGCTTAGTTTCACATCAGTGCTACAGCACAGCATAGCGCTTGGGCACTCAGTGGtgtccgtgtctgactcttgcgaccccatggactgaagcctaccaggctcctctctccatggggtttttcaggcaagagtactggagtgggttgccatttcctcctccaggggatcttcctgacccaggaatcgaacccacatctcctgtgtctcctgcatgtagGCAGGTTCTCTGCCcgctgagtcactgggaaagccACAGGGCAGGGGAGTGGGCAAATCCTTATCCCTCCACAAATGAGCACACGGAACCCCAGATATGTGAAATAACTTTCCCTTGGACATCCAGCTAGACACCAGTAGCAAAGCTAGAATTCAAATGCAGCCCTTTCTCTCTCCATACGCAACCCTGCCTCCAACTACCAACaatgttttttgtcatttccatAAAACTGAAGACAACAAATATTCCCCAGCACCCAATCTCTTTACTGTTCCCACTCAATGTGTTCAAGGAATAATCGAGGCTGTATCAGTTTGCTAGGACTGCCATAGCAAagcaccatagactgggtggcttaaatgaCAGTGGTttatcttctcacagttctggaagctagatgTCCgaggtcaaggtgtcagcacAGTTGGTTTCAGCTAAAGGTTGTGAGGGAAGGATCTGTCCCAGGCTTTTGATGGCTAATTTTCTGTATCACCTTGACTAGGccctgcggagaaggcaatggcaccccactccagtactcttgcctggaaactcccatggacggaggagcctggtaggctgcagtccatggggtcgctaagagtcggacacgactgagcgacttcactttcacttttcactttcatgcattggagaaggaaatggcaacccactccagtgttctggcctgcagaatcccagggacgggggagcctgtgggctgccgtctatgaggtcgcacagagtcggatacgactgaagcgacttagcagcagcagtagcagcaggcccTGGGATGCCCAATGTCTGGTTAGACATTATTCCTGAGTATGTCTGTGAGGATGCTTCTGGAAGAGATCAGTATTTGAATCGGTAGACTGGATAGATTAACTAGCATGTTTCAGTGTGGATGGgcatcatctcatcctttgaagGCCTGAATggagaaaaaaggcagaggaaagctAAACTGATTCTCTCTGCCTGAGATATCAGTCTTGGACCAGGACTTATATCAGCAGCACTCCTGGTTACTAGGCCTTCAGACTCAGGCTGGAAGTTATACATCAGCTTTCAGGAGTCTCCCACTTTCTGACAGCAGGTCGTGCCACTTCTCAGCTTCCATAATCACCTGCTCCCCTTCTTAATAAGTTCTATTTGAATGTATAAGGTGGGGCTCCTGTTGGTTCTCTGGAGAGCTCTAATATGAGACCTCTCTCTTTGGTCTTTAGATGACCATCTTCTCCCTCATCTTCACATCATCTCAGGTGCACATCTGTGTTTACGTTTCCTCAGTCATACTGGATAAGACATCAGTCATACTGGATAAGACATCAGTCATACTGGATAAggacccaccctaatgacctcattttaacatAATCACCTCTGTAAAGACCCTTATCTCTTCATGAAGTCACATTCTAAGGTACTGGGggctaggacttcaacatatgagtgtggggggcgggggtgagaGGACAAAATCAGGCCCATAACAAGGTTTGTGGAGCTAATTGTGACTCCTCTCAATACAGCCTGCATTTAAAAGAGGAACTTCAAGAGAAGAGACTTCAAATGATGGAATTCTGGATTTCAAGTGGGGGAATTCTAGTTTTTAAAGTGGTCCCTAGGGGTGCTGAAGGCCCACCCTGTAGTTCTTCATAAAAGGCACCTCAAAGTTATCTCTGCCACAGGGGCCCTAGCGACTGGTGGAATGTGGGTTATTATGAGGACAGGCGATTGTGATGGTGGCCGGGCTGTGGAATCTTGTTAGGCCAAATGTTAATGCCTCAAAAAATGTCCTTTGGCCCCAACTGGCAGTGCTGTGGTTTTCTGGATGGCAGCGGAGGATAGGGAAATGATGGAAGGCCGAGGGGCAGGAGAAAGTTGCCCAACCTTCCCCAAGATGGCGCCTGATGACCCCATGTCTGAAGGAAAGCCAAGGGCGGCGTTGGTAAGGAGGATGCCTCTTCCCACTGCCCCAGCCCGTCCCAGTGAGGGGAGGAAGAGCACAATGGGGACACCACAGGCTAGGGGCTGAGAGCTAGAAGATTCCAGAGAGCTGCTAAGAGGGGGGTGACATGCACCCTGTCCCCACACTGGCACCTGGCTGCATCCAGGGACCAGGCAGCCTTCACAACATTGTGAAGTCACGTGAAGTTGGCTTTCATCTCCCCCACCTACCTcttcacttcccaggtggctcatctggtaaagaatctgcccccaatgcgggagacctggattcgatccctgggttgggaagatcccctggagaagggaaaggctacccactccagtattctggcctggagaattccatggactctatagtccatggggtcccaaagagtcagactcgactttcacacacacacacatctacctCTCCATGGGTGGGGGGCGAGAGTGGCTTTCTTCCTCCTACAGATGGCGATCGGGGTCCTCGTATACAGAGGTACTCAATGCAAAGCCTAGGTTTCTTCCTCCCTCTGTACCGTCTAGACGACTGGGTATCTAACTGATCTCAAACTAGTTGTGGGGATGGGGTGAGTCACCTGCAAGCAGCGATCTGAAGATCACCAGGAAGACAGACTTCTACTCAATTCCCCCACCACACCCACTTGCAAATTTAGGGCGCCATTCCTCTGTCAGTTTGCCCTCTCCTTCTCAACTCTCAAGGTCCTGACAACTCCGTGTAAGTTTCTCCTAAGAACTCAGTCTAGATGCTTACAGTTGACAACGCACTTTGAAGCATCCCCAGGGCACTGTGCCTGGGGCTGCCGGTGCACAGTAGGTTGGGAGGCGGGGTCGCCCCATACTGACTCCTCCCATCCCCTTATTTCCGTCTCCCCAGCCCCAGGAAGCAGACACCCTGAAGCCAGACTCCTCCTACGACTACCTGGAGGAGATGGAAACTTGTGAGGACAGAGGCTGCCCGGGGCCACCGAAGTCACTGTCCTCCAAGGCCGGCCCCGCTGCCACTAAAGGACAGGCGGGCGATGGACCCGAACCCGCGGAGCTGCCCTCGGTCCCAGCCACGGCGGCGCCGGGGAGCCCAGTGAGCGAGCGCAGCGCCGAGATGGAGCTGGAGAAGGTGCGCATGGAGTTTGAGCTCACGCGGCTCAAGTACCTGCACGAGGAGAACGAGCGCCAGCGGCAGCACGAGCAGGTGATGGAGCGGCTGCAGCAGCAGGCGACGCCCCGCCTGGTAGGTGACAGGCCCCACCCGGAGGCCAAGCGTGCGGGACGCTAGCGGCGAGGGGAGCCCGTCGCTGACCTGCACAGGAAGCCTGCTTTACCCATTTGGTGGCTGCGTCCCACCCTACCTCTGCTCACAGCTTTAGAGCTTCCATGTTCATTAAACTCAGATCCAACTCTTCAAGGAAGGTTGGCCCCAGAACTACCTTGTCCACGGTTTTCCTCCTCAGGGAAAACTCAACATTTCTTCTCTGGCTGGATTCCcacctctctcctctcttctcggCATCTCTTAAAACAGGATGCCTGGGCCTAGACTGCagacacccccaccaccccccaccctccatgCCCCACACCAGGTCCCCTCCcatgctcccccacccccagccccgacCCCCGCCACTGCAGCCTGGCTGGTGGATTTTGATAAAACCATCCCCCGCCCCaccacatacagacacacacctcCCCTGATCAGGGCTGCATTTTTTCTATTGGATCACACTGCCTTGCTGTCAATTAAAACTTAGATATCTTTTGGCAAGAAATGGGCCACTCTCCCCTAACCTAAACGGGGATAAGAAAGCCTGTGTGTGATTAAATGGGATGTGGCTAACACTGTGGCTGGACCATCATAAGCACTAAATAATGAAAGATGTTATTGTTTAAAGCAGCACTGTCTGAGCTTTAAAATCAGAGAGTTCTAGGTTAAAATCCTGGCTCTGAAACATATGAATTGCATGACACTGGGCAAATTACTGATCCTCTTTGAGCCTTGGTCTGCTCATCTATAAGGcaatacctacctcatagggttgtggggaggattaaatgaaagaatacatGTGAGGCACTCTGAAATAAGCCTGGCACATTGAGTTCATTTTTATGTACTCATGCAATTCACTCCTTGACCCAAATGCAACAACCTACGttcatcactttttaattttattgggatGTAATGTATTAGCTATGCTTCCCAGTTCTGAGTTCTGAATCATCCTCAGTTCTGAGAAACGTGCCTTCTGGCTTTATCCAAGTCATTGCTATAATTGTTGAGGAGGATATGACCTAAAGTAAATACCACTAAAAGAGCTCCCTACAGGTTAGCAATGTTCCATTAATCAGCACCCTTGAGTTACATTTTCTCCAGCTCACATTTCTCTACCTTGTCCAGAAAACTGTactgatacacacagtcaaatggTTTCCCAGAATTAAGATATTACATGATAGCATTTCCCCAACTGACTGGTCcatgttctttttaaagaaaattaggtTGGCTTTGCATGATTTGCTCTCAATGAACACACACTGGCTTCTtaacaattttgtttttcttgctcaTGAAGTACTTGCTTTTTAGTTTGAAAATCTTTCTCCTTGCTGGAGGAGATGGAGATCTTTATAATCCTATCTGCTCTGTCTTCCACTTAAAAAAAGAGACCATTGGAAGTATTTTGAAAAGTCTGAAAGGTTTCACAAATGCACAGTTTGTTATCAAAATCACTAATGTCAGTCATTAGCGTGCAGACCACCAACAGTGGCAGAGTCCATGGACACAGAGCCGCACCGGGTCTGCATAGAAACACAGTATCTGTCCAGCCCTCCACTCCTAGCCCAGAATACCGGGTTTCTTCCTCTGGTCTTCTGCCTTCCTTGCCATTCCTTTTAGAAGCAGCTTTACTGGAGTTATTTTCTGCcctgctcagttttatttagttgCCTTCACATTTTATGGAGTTGTTTCAACAGGATTGTGTCCAAAACCCCACCTTTAACAATATTTTACAAAAGCGTTTTACTTCCTTGGAGagatgagtttatttttaaattcccatCTCTCTTTTTCTGGGTGGGTAGGTGAGTAGGTAGACAGTTGTTATTGTATTGGAAAATACCTCTGAATATGTTTCTAGTGAATTAGAGCATCACCAACCCTGCTTACAAAAAATGTGGCATGagttgaaaagatattttaaagaatgagCCATAGGTGCAGTGCCTTCTTAACTACAGATCGTAACAGTTACATCAGCTTTTACTCCACTTCTGTGCTAATGCCTTCTACAGTTTAAATGGGGATCTGTTTGACCTTAATCATACAGATCCTGGAAAAGAGCAACACACAGGCAGAATCAGCCAGACAGCTCAAACTGACCCTCCCCCACACCCAAGACCCTGAGGGTTTAGGGAGGCCCCATCCCCTGTCTACTGCCTGTCCACAAGAGAGACACACCCTGGGCTGAAGGACCACAGCCTGTCCCGATGTGACACGCGCCGGCACCCAGAAAATCAGATACAGTCATTTGTGCCCAAGGGATGCTCTCTCATTGGGCCACCATCCAGCAAAAAGCGTGGGGCGTCAGGGGAGACCATCCAGGGAACTAGCCCAAGACCCAGTGTCCAGATCTGGGGATCTCTGAGTAGGAGAGAGACTGGCCACGTTGTGGGACCCACAGGCTGCATGGAGCGTACAGAGCAAGAAGGGCGGCGGCCTGACTCGGGAGGGCTAAGGCCAGGCTCAAGAAGTGAAAGCTGATGAGTCCCCTCTGTGccagtagccttgcctggagTTTTTCACTCTTGTCTCACTCTTCCTCCTCAGCATCTTGTGAGGTGGGCACAATTACCCTCACCTTGGGTGAGGAAGACAGCCTGCCTAAGGTCACATTCGGGAAGGGACAAGAGCAGGAAGGAAGCCCAGGTCTGCCTGGTGCCCGGGCCCCGGCTGGTCgtctccactctcttctttccccacAGTTCTCGGGCGGCCTCCAGGACCTCCTGCTTCCCCAGAACCAGTTCGCCATGTTCCTGTACTGCTTCATCTTCATACACATAATCTACGTCACCAAAGAGatgctcttctttctcttctccaagcaCTACCTGTTCTGCATTGCGGCCATTTTGCTCTGTTTGATTAAAACTTTATGGTCATACTTCCAAGTGCCTTCGCTCTCTCTCCATCACTGGGCACCTCCTTGCCTCACCAGTGCCCCCCTCCCCGAGTCAGAACTTGCTGGTAGGAAAGGTTTGCTGTCAAACATTTACACCTTAGTGTGAAGAAACGTGTTTAGGCCTTGTACTAAGCCTGAGTTCTCACTGTGGGTGAAGACGCTTTGTTTCCCAAGAGGAGGATTTCAGAAGGTAGTGGGTTAAGGAGGCATCTGTATGGAGAAGGGGTTTAGAAAGCCTTTCCAGAACCACAGAAATTATACTGTGACTGGGCTGACTTGGAATCCACAGAATCTGCTCATTTAGACAGATCTTGTCTGAGGTGTGGGGAGCTGAGGGAGGCTTGGAGGTAGGGCCCCCAAAGAGATCCACATCCCAGTTCCCATATGTTACcttatgtgattaaaaaaaaaaaaagactttgggaTTAAATTAAGGCCTTGAAATGAAGAAGtgatcctggattatccagataAGCACAGTGTAATCAAAAGGGTTCTTATAAGAGGGACGCAGGAGGGTGAGAGGCAGAGACCATGACGCCGTGGGAGCAGAGCGGGGAGTGATGTGGGACCACGAGCCAAGAAATGCAGGCAGCCTGTAGAAGTCAGAAAAGGCAGGAACATGGGCTTTTCCCCAGAGTCACCAGAAAGGATGCAGCCCTGCCAAAGCCATTTTaaatttctgacctccagaactgtaagagaataaatgagttgctttaagccactacaCTTGTAATAATTTATGACAGCAGCAAAACTAACacaggaaactaacacaagaGCCAAAACTCTGCAGACATGTCAAGATGGCATCGTCACCATGCCATTGGCAATGGTCCATTTAACCCTGGCCTGAGCAGGACTGCACACAGTCCATCACACAGGCTCAGAacctgccctcagttcagttcagttcagtcactcagtcgtgtctgactctgcgaccccatgaattgcagcatgccaggcctccctgtccatcaccaactcccagagttcactcagactcatggccatcgagttggtgatgccatccagccatctcatcctctgtcatccccttctcctcctgcccccaatccctcccagcatcagtcttttccaataagtcaactcttcacatgaggtggccaaagtattggagtttcagctttagcatcagtccttccaatgaacacccaggactgatctcctttaggatggactgtttggatctccttgcagtccaagggactctcaagagtcttctccaacaccacagttcaaaagcatcaattcttcagtgctcagctttcttcacagtatgAACGGTATGAGCCTGCCCTCAGCAACATGCAGTTCAAGAACagagatgctgaagctccagggaGCCCAGGATGGGCCTATTGGGTATCCTAATCATTGAGCAGTACAGGCCTGGGTGAGGTGGGGGCAAAATCAGGGCATACTTCGAGGGGCCTTGGGGAGGAGGCACTGATGTCTGATTAGAACCACAATAAGTCAGCAATGCTGCTCTTGTGGAAAAGTAGAAGGAGGGGGGACAAAACCAAACAGGCCACACAGCCCAACCCTCaaatcacacacatgcacacacactgctAATAGCTGTCTACAATAGACAGGTATACAGATAAGCAGGCAGCAACGACTAAAAGGAACAGACTTTGGGCACTAGAGGGCTCACAGagggcgcacacacacacacacacacacacacacacacacacacacacatacacagagcagGTTGTCAGCTACCCAAACCCACCAGCCCCATCTGAGAATgatggccagtgcaggagacttcaaGAATAACCCAGCAAACTGAATGG from Budorcas taxicolor isolate Tak-1 chromosome 11, Takin1.1, whole genome shotgun sequence carries:
- the TMEM247 gene encoding transmembrane protein 247, yielding MAAEDREMMEGRGAGESCPTFPKMAPDDPMSEGKPRAALPQEADTLKPDSSYDYLEEMETCEDRGCPGPPKSLSSKAGPAATKGQAGDGPEPAELPSVPATAAPGSPVSERSAEMELEKVRMEFELTRLKYLHEENERQRQHEQVMERLQQQATPRLFSGGLQDLLLPQNQFAMFLYCFIFIHIIYVTKEMLFFLFSKHYLFCIAAILLCLIKTLWSYFQVPSLSLHHWAPPCLTSAPLPESELAGRKGLLSNIYTLV